GCCGCACATCATCTTGCCTTTGGTGCCGATGAACAACACGCCGTTTCCGCCGTCGCCGAACACCTCGTTCGGGCCCAGCTCCTCTGGCCGCGCCGGCTGTATGCCGCCGTCCATCCAGTGCAGTGTGATATCGCCTTTGGTTTTGGCTGTTTTCGGGAAGGTGAGGATGGCATGGCTGGAGGGCGGGCAGCCCTCAGGGAAATAGCCGCGCTTAAACTCGTCTACATACACGCTGCCTACGCTGCACTGCACATCTTTCGGGTAGGTTAGGCCCAGCACCCGGAACGGCACCTCCACCAGGTGGCAGCCCATGTCGCCGAGGGCGCCGGTGCCATAATCCCACCAGCCGCGCCAGTTGAAGGGCACTACCTTGTCCACGTACTCTTTGTAAGGGGCGGTGCCGAGCCACAGGTTCCAGTCCAGCTCTTTGGGCACTTGGGCGGTGGCGTCAGGCCACGGAATACCCTGCGGCCACACCGGCCTGTCGGTCCAGGCGTAAATCGTGTGTACATCGCCTATTTCGCCGGCGTCGTACCATTCCGCCATCAGACGGGTGCCGGGGTTGGAGGCACCCTGATTGCCCATCTGCGTCACCACTTTATATTTTTTAGCGGCGTTTGTCAGCGCACGGGCCTCGTAGAGATCGTGCGTGAGGGGTTTCTGCACATACACGTGCTTGCCCAACTGCATGGCGGCCATGGCCTGCACGGCATGGTTGTGGTCGGGGGTCGAAACAGAGACAGCGTCTATATGCTTGGCCTCTTTGTCGAGCATCTCGCGGTAGTCTTTGTAGTATTTCGCCTTCGGGAATCGCTTGATGGAATTGGCTGCCCTTCGGTCGTCCACGTCGCAGAGGTAGGCGATTTCCGCTTTTCCGCTCTTATGGAAGTTGGCAATGTCACTCTCTCCTTTTCCTCCTACACCGATGCCGGCAATCACCAGCTTGTCGCTGGGCGCGATAAAGCCCGGGCCGCCGAGCACATGGCGTGGTACAATCAGGAAACTGGCGGCCGCTACGGCACCGGCCTTCAGGAACTTACGACGCGAGCTATCCGCTGAGGAAGTGTTTGCTTCTTTTTCTGACATAATGCTGTTTTTATATATGCCTCCGCTATATAAGTTGAGGACTTTTAAAACAATTTAATTTTAACAAATGCTTTCTTTGTTTGGCAACGCCTGTGCCGCTATATGTTCTGACGCTTCAACTCATTCACAGCATGGTCTACGGCTCTTGCGGTAAGGGCCATATAGGTGAGCGACGGGTTCTGGCAGCCGGCAGACGTCATGGCGGCGCCGTCCGTAACGTACACGTTCTGCGCGTCCCATACCTGGTTGTGGGCGTTCAGCACCGAGCTCTTTGGGTCCCTGCCCATACGTGCGGTTCCCATCTCGTGTATGCCCTGGCCCAGGCCGTAGTCCGCATCGTAGGTATTCACGTTTTTCACCCCGGCTATCTCCAGCATCTCCTTGGCGTCGTTCATCATGTCCTTGCGCATCTTGCGCTCGTTCTCTTTAATCTCTGCATCTATCGCCAGCACAGGCAGCCCCCACTTGTCTTTCTTGTTCTTGTCGAGCGTCACCTTGTTCTCGTGGTAAGGCAGTGTCTCGCCGAAGCCGTTGATGCCCATCGTCCAGCTGCCCGGCTCGGTCAGCGCGTCCTTGAATTCGCCGCCGATGTTCATCTCGGCAATTTCGCGGCTCCAGCCCTCGCGGCCGGCGCTGCCTTGGTAACCAAACCCGCGTATATAATCGCGCTTGTCGTCGCCGATGTTGCGGAAGCGGGGAATATAGATTCCGTTCGGTCGGCGTCCGTAGTAGTACTTGTCTTCGTAGCCTTCCACGGTACCGGAGGCTCCCACTTTAAAATGGTGGTCCATCAGGTTGTGGCCGAGCTCTCCGCTGCTGCTGCCAAGGCCCTCTGGCCACACGTCCGTGGCAGAGTTCATGAGCACCCAGGTGGTGTTCAGTGCCGAGGCGTTCAGAAAAACCACTTTGGCCAGGTACTCATAAGTCTGGTTTGTTTCAGCGTCCAGCACCTCCACTCCTCTCGCCTTCTTGGTGTCCTTGTCATACAGCACCCTGGTCACGATGGAGAAAGGACGCACGGTCAGGTTGCCGGTGGCCATGGCGGCCGGCAGCGTGGCCGACTGCGTGCTGAAATAGGCGCCGAAGGGGCAGCCGAGCCAGCATTTGTTGCGGTACTGGCAGTTGGAGCGGTCATGGTGGGGCTGCGTGAGGTTGGCCGTACGGCCAATGATCATGTGGCGGGTGTTGTTGTAGTGCTGCTTCAGGCGGGCGGCCACGTCTTTCTCCACACAGTTAAGCTCCATGGGGGGCATAAACTCGCCGTCCGGCAGGTGCGGGATGTTCTCTTTGGAGCCGCTGATGCCTGCGAACTTCTCCACGTAGCTGTACCACGGAGCGATATCCGCATACCGGATCGGCCAGTCAGTGGCGATACCGTCTTTGGCATTGGCTTCAAAATCAAGGTCGCTGAGGCGGTAGCTCTGGCGGCCCCACATCAGGGAGCGGCCCCCCACATGGTAGCCCCGGTACCAGTCGAAGCGCTTTACCTCCACGTACGGGCTCTCTTTCTCGTTTACCCAGTAGTCGAGGTTGCGCTCGTTCAGCACGTAGTCGCGTTTCAGCACCGGGTAATTCTTGATCATTTCCTGCGTGCGGCCGCCGGCGTGGGGAAACTCCCAGGGGTGCTTGTTTGCGTTCGTATAATCCTTGATGTGCTCAATGTTGCGGCCTCGCTCCAGCATAATGGTTTTCAGGCCCTTCTGGGTCAGCTCTTTGGCAGCCCAGCCACCGGAGATGCCGGAGCCGACTACAATCGCATCATAAACATTTTCAGCCATAATTCAGGGTGATAAGCTATTTATATATAATAAGGTTAAGTATAAAACTCCAGCACTATCGAGCACGCCGTTAAAGCGGTGAGAAGTTGTTCAGATGCAGTTGAGCAGGAAATGAACGGTTAAGTATAACGCTTTATTCAAAAATAAGCAAGTTATAAGGATAAAATGCTGCATATAGTTGAGTGCTCACTATGGCTAATCCGCTACAGCTAAACGTGATAGTGATGAGAAACACCTTAGCGCCTTTAGTTCTATCTATTTAACGTATAAATAGATCTTATAGAATTTCTTCAATATAAAATGAGCTGATTTTAAGGATTGCCTTACTAGTATATATAGTGGAAGCGTTTTGAAGTGAGCCGCTACTTGCTGCGTTTCCGCTTCGTTTCTTTACAAGCTATTGCTATATAAACTTCCCTGACGATAACCCGTCCTTCAGAAAGAGCGACTCCTGTTCCATTGGCGGCGCTTTTTTCTTTGTGCCATGCCACCACCGCCACCGCCACGATTTATTTAATGAAGCGTTGCGCCCTATATATAGCACCGAGCGTGCTATATATAGGGCGCAACGCTTACTCGTGCCAGGTGCCCATTTTACCCTGCTGGTAGTCTTGGAAAGCCTCCTGTATCTCCTGCTCAGTGTTCATCACAAACGGCCCGTGCGCCACCACTGGCTCGTTGAACGGCTCGGCATGGCCGAACAACACCACCGCGTCTTCCGATGCCGCTACTTTTACCTCCTCGCCCTCGTTCCCAAACTCCACCAGGTGCAGTTTGCTCACTGGCTGCCCGTTCACGTTTACCCGCCCCCGCACCACATAAAAGAAAATGTTGCGGCTGGCCGCGACTTCCCTTGTAAAGCTGCCGCCTTGCTTAATTTCTATGCTGCTCATGTCGATGCCGCTCAACGAACGGACGGGCCCCTGCACGCTGCCCCATTTGCCTGAGATGACATTTACCTTCACCCTGCCTCCGTCTTCTGTCACAGTCGGTATCTCGTCCTGCTGCAGCCCGATGTAGTTTGGCTTGACCATCTTGTACCTGGCGGGGAGGTTAAACCAGAGTTGCAGGATCTCCAGAGGGCCTCCCTCCCGCTTGAATTTGTCGGAGGAGACTTCGGCGTGAATCAGGCCGGAGCCCGCTGTCATCCACTGCACACCGCCTTTCTGTATCACGCTCCGCCCGCCGCCGGTGTCCTGGTGCATGATGTCCCCCTCCAGAATAAACGTCAGCGTCTCGAAGCCCCGGTGTGGGTGCGGCCCAAAGGGCAGGCCGCTGTTGTTGGGGCCGTAGGTCTGCGGCCCGTGGTGGTTCAGAAACAGGAACGGGTCAATGTATTCCACTTCCCGCGTCGGCAGTGCCCGGTATGTAACCAGGTTGCCAAGGGGTGCGCTCATGGCTTTATGAGCTTTCTTTATTTTCCGTGTTGCCATATATCTGTTTATAGGAAAAAGGACACATGCCTCAAGACATAAGGTATTTATACTTTATATCGTTGATCTTCGGCTGACTTATATATGTGGTGATTTAATGGGTAGTGCAAGTTAATTTTGACCGGGTACTTATATAAATTTTGGTTTAAAGGAACTCATCTGTTGTTCTCCAAAAGCTATATATGAGTTGCTGCTAACTATTTGCCCCTGTTCCCTCCGGGACAATCTAAGATGTTGTTTGCGGCACGGGAATGTACAGGGTAAATAAGTTGCCTTTTATATATGGCTGGTATATATGGCTTTGAAGCCTGTCCAGCTTCAGGTGCGCAGGAGGCCTTTAGCAGAAAAGCCGGAGAGGCTGTGTACATCAGCTTCTCCGGCTTTGTTATGCTCGCTGCTTCTCCCTTAACCAAACAGGTCGGAGGAAAGGTAACGGTCGCCGCGATCGCAGATGATGCAGACTACCACGCCCTCGTCCAGTTGCTCGATGAGTTTGGTGGCCGCAAACACAGCGCCGCCGCTGCTCATGCCGGCGAACACGCCTTCTTCCCTGGCCAGGCGGCGCGTCATCACGGTGGCCTCGTGCTGCGACACGTCGATGGTGATATCCACACGCTCCTTTTCAAAAATCTTTGGCAGGTACGCTTCCGGCCAGCGCCGGATGCCGGGTATCTGGGAGCCCTCCACAGGCTGCGTGCCCACAATCTGCACCTCCGGGTTCTGCTCCTTCAGGTAGCGCGAAACGCCCATGATGGTACCCGTGGTGCCCATCGAAGACACAAAATGGGTGACCTGCCCCTTAGTGTCGCGCCAGATCTCGGGGCCGGTGGTGTGGTAGTGCGCCAGGCTGTTGTCGTGGTTTGCAAACTGGTTCAGCAGCAGGTAACCACCCTCCGATACCTTCTTGTTTACATAGTCAATCGAGCCTTCCATCGATTTCTCGGCGGGCGTCAGGATAACCTTTCCGCCGTAGGCCTCCATCGTGAGCACGCGCTCCTGTGTGGCGTTGTCGGGCATCACCAGTTCTATCTCCACGCCGAAGAGCCGCGCGATCATAGCCAGGGCGATGCCGGTGTTGCCGCTGGTCGCCTCAATCAGCTTCATCCCCGGCTTCAGTTCTCCCCTGTCCAGGGCCCCTTTGATCATGCCGTAGGCGGCGCGGTCTTTCACGCTGCCGCCGGGGTTGTTGCCTTCCAGCTTGCCATATAGTTTTACGCCGGGTTTGGTGTTTATATGCTGCAACTCCACCAGGGGCGTGTTGCCTATCAAATCAAGTAGGGTAGCCATTCGTTTCGCTTTGTGATAAAACTGTTCCCATTAACTACAAATGTAAAAGGTTTGTTGTAAAACGGACAAAGAAATGAAGCCCGGCTACAGCCGAATAGCGACCATGCCGCAGGCGCCCGAAAAGCCAACACCCGGAAAGGCCCGGGCGGAGGCAGAACAGCTGAATACAAAACGCTCCCGGCGTTCAAAGGATTAGCACCAGCGTACCCCCGATAATGAGCAGCGCGCCGACAGCCGTTTTCAGCGTCAGGTCCTCGTGCAGGAAAATTATGGATAGCAGAATGGTCAGCGCCACGCTCAGTTTATCGACAGGGGCCACCTGCGACACCTTGCCCAGCTTCAGTGCCTTGAAATAGAATATCCAGGAGAGTCCCGTAGCCAGCCCGGACAGAATCAGAAAAGACATGCTGTGCCTGGATATGGCCTGAATCCCCTGAAGCTCTCCCCTGGCCACGGTAATGCCCCACGCGACCACCAGAATCACCACCGTCCGGATAGCCGTAGCCAGGTCAGAGTTTACGTTCGAGACACCAATTTTGGCAAAGACAGCGGTCAGGGCCGCAAAAAAAGCCGAACCCAATGCATATACCCACCACATCATTTAGCAGTTTTATATGCATAGTACGAAAATTGCCGCGCCATGGCTTTGGGTGGCTACACGGCTGTAGTAAGAAAGGCGATACAGGAGGGGTGGCACAGGCCAAACCAGCTTAACATATAAATCCCACCAAAGACATTGATTCTGATGCGCGTTTCTTATATAAGCCTACAATCTATCCGGGGCTACCTCTACATGAGTCGCAGCAGTTCTTCTGCGGCTCCCTCCGACGAGGCGGGGTTCTGGCCCGTAATCAGGATGCCGTCGCGCACCACGTGCGGCTGCCAGTCCTCCACTTTGGAGTATTGCCCTCCGAGCGCCTTCAGCTTGTCCTCCACCAGAAAAGGCACTACCTCGGTCAGGTTCACGGCCGCCTCTTCGGTGTTGGTGAAGCCAGTCACGTTTTTCCCCTTCACCAGTGGCTCACCGTCTCCTTTTTTCACCTTGGCAAAAACCGCCGGCGCGTGGCACACAGCCGCGATCGGCTTGCGCTGCCTCTCAAAGGCTTCCAGCAGCCGGATAGAATCCTCGTTATTCGTCAGGTCCCACAGCGGCCCGTGGCCTCCCGGATAGAAGACAGCGTCATAATCGTCCGCCTTCACCTCGCTCAGCTTCACTGTGCGCGACAGCTTTTCCTGCAGTTCCCGGTCTTCGTTGTAGCGGTTGGTGGCGTCTATCTGCGCACCGGGCGCCTCGCTGTTGGGATCGATGGGCGGCCTCCCTCCCGCCGGAGAGGCGAGCGTGATGTCTGCCCCCGCATCGGATAGCACGTAGTAGGGCGCGGCGAACTCCTCCACCCAGAACCCAGTTTTATGGCCTGTGTCGCCCAGTTTATCATGCGACGTTAACACAAAGAGTACTTTCATAGCTATTGGTTTTTCTGTTGTTGCTGTTCGGTACTTATATATAGCTGCTGCTTGACGGCTTCAGCCATATATAATCAGGTATACGGGGAGGCGTTGCCGGTGAGTTGTGCTGCAGGTCGAGGCAATCCCGTGCTTTTGAAGCAGCGTCCCAGTCGCTCCACTCCCTTGCCCTCCGGAGGGGATATATAAATGCGCTGCAGCGGCCGCAAGGCAAATACAGATATGCTCCTGTTTTGTACCTTTGCCACTTAACCCCGCCTGTTTTGAGCCAGACAATCCGGAAGATCATTCATGTGGACATGGACGCTTTCTTTGCGTCGGTGGAGCAGCGCGACAACCCGGAGCTGCGCGGAAAGCCGGTGGCGGTGGGCGGCTCCAGGGAGCGCGGCGTGGTGGCGGCGGCCAGCTACGAGGCCCGCAGGTTCGGGGTACACTCTGCGCTGGCCTCTAAAATTGCGGCGCAGCGGTGCCCGCAACTGGTTTTCGTCAAGCCCCGGTTCGAGGTATACAAGGCCGTGTCGCGGCAAATCCGGGAGATATTCTTCTCCTACACCGATCTGGTAGAGCCGCTGTCGCTGGACGAGGCATACCTGGATGTGACGGAAAACAAGATCGGGATGCCTTCGGCCAGCATCATCGCCCGGGAAATAAAGTCGCGCATTCTGGAAGAAACGGGGCTGACAGCTTCTGCAGGTGTGTCTTTTAACAAATTCCTGGCGAAGATTGCCTCGGACATGGACAAGCCCAACGGCTTCACCCTCATTACCCCGGACAGGGCCGAGGAGATGGTGGCCAGCCTGGCCATCGAGAAATTCCACGGCATCGGCAAAGTGACGGCAGCTAAAATGCAAAGCATGGGCATTATGACGGGGGCCGACCTGCGGCAACGGCCGGAGGAGGAACTGGTGCGCCACTTTGGCAAGGTGGGTCGCTACTACTACCGCATCTCCCGCGCACTAGACGAACGCGCCGTGCAGCCGCACCGCGTCCGCAAATCCATCGGCTCGGAGCGCACCTTCGACGTGGACCTGACGGAGGAGCAGGACATGCTGGAGCGCCTCCAATACCTGGCACAGGAGGTGGCCCAGGACATGGCACGGCTGCAGGCGACCGCCAAAACCGTGACTCTTAAAATCAAATACTTCGACTTCACGCTGAACACGCGCAGCAAAACATATGGCAGCGCGTTCAGCTCCGCCGACGCCATCTTCACCATCGCCCGCGACTTGCTGCGCACGCCCCAACTCCCGACCTACCCGGTGCGCCTGCTCGGCATCACCGTCTCCAGCCTCCTCTACCAGCACGACAAGCAGGAAGGTTACCAGCTGACAATTGAATTTTGAGGAAGCAAGGTGTTATATATGAATATATATGATTTTACTGAATTAGATTTTTTTCTGAAGGGCTTGTCAGAGAGACATGCAGCAACCAGGGTGGCGTGCAGGAATCACTCAATAAACGTGAACTCGGGAATTAAATATTTTTAAATCAAGTACTTGCGCAACAAAAAAGGCTAAGGATCAGGTAGAAATATTGCCTTATGTTTCACCTAAACCCTTAGCCTTATGCACTTTATCATAGATACTGCCAGGGTGGTAGAAGTGTTCTGCTTCATTGACGATTTCTGTAAGGAGGTTGAGGATTATTTCACTTCCCATCCGCTGCCAAAAGGGCTCTTAGAAAAGCACCCCGCCGGCAGGAAGCCCTCCCTCTCCGAGAGCGAGGTGCTCACCATCCTGGTGCTCTACCACCTCTCGGGCTTCAAGTGCTTCGAGTACTACTACCGGCGCCTGGTACTCGGAGAACTGAGGAGTTTCTTTCCCAGGGCCGTCTCCTACACGCAGTTCCTCTCGCTGGCCCGCCAGGCCTGCTTCCACGCCTTTCTGCTGGCCCAGTGCCGGTGCAGCCTCTCCGCCCGCACCGGCCACTACTACATAGACTCCAAGAAGCTCCCTGTCTGCGACAACCTGCGCATTCACTCCCACAGGGTCTTCGAGGGGATAGCCTCAAGGGGAAAAGGCTCCACCGGCTGGTTCTTCGGCCTCAAGCTGCACCTGGTCATAAACCAGCACGGAGAGCTGGCGCGCCTGCTCATCACACCGGCTAACGTGGCAGACAACAACCACCAGGTGCTGGGGCGCCTGCTCGAGGGGCTGAAGGGCAAGTGCTACGGGGACAGAGGCTACCTCTCCTCCCTGCTCGGGGAACTGCTGGAGAAGGGCCTGCACCTGGTGGCTAAAATAAGGAAGAACATGAAAAACATGCTCCTGACGCTCTCAGACAAGCTCAACCTGATGAAGAGGGGAGGTATAGAGGCCGTCAATGATATTCTGATGAGCGTTTGCGACATCGACCACACCCGTCACCGAAACCCGCTCAACGCCCTGGTCCACATCCTCTCCGGCCTGACCGCCTACACCTTTCTCGACCACAAAAACAAAAGATTTAATCCTGCCAGAACTTTGGCTTAATTCCCGAGTTCACGCTCAATAAGCAGGCGTGTTGTTGTCTTGCTTTAGAAACAGGCCCTATGTTTCAGGTTCAGCTTTAATTTTAAGAAAGAAATCCTAAGCTCCCAGCTTGTGTTCAGGATAATCAAATAATTAAGCGTACCTTTGTAGCCCATAAGACTTACCCTAACTTATGGCTACTAAATACATATTTGTTACAGGCGGCGTGACGTCCTCCCTTGGCAAAGGCATTATTTCTGCCTCCCTTGCTAAACTGCTGCAGGCAAGGGGCTTCTCTGTAACCATCCAGAAATTTGACCCCTACATTAACATTGACCCGGGTACGCTGAATCCCTACGAGCACGGCGAGTGCTACGTAACCGAAGACGGCGCGGAGACTGACCTCGACCTGGGCCATTACGAGCGCTTCCTCAACACCCCCACCTCGCAGGCCAACAACGTGACCACCGGCCGCATCTACCACCACGTCATCACCCAGGAGCGGGAGGGCGCTTATTTGGGCAAAACCGTACAGGTAATACCCCACATCACCGACGAGATAAAGCGCCGCATGCTGCTGCTGGGCCAGACGGGCGAGTATGACGTGGTGATAACGGAAATTGGCGGGTGCGTGGGCGATATCGAATCGCTGCCATTTATCGAGGCGGTGCGCCAGCTGCGCTGGGAACTGGGCGTACACGAGTCCTGCGTGATACACCTGACGCTGGTGCCTTACCTGCGGGCCGCCGGCGAGCTGAAGACAAAGCCTACACAGCACTCGGTGCGCGCGCTATCGGAAGCAGGTGTGCAGCCCGACATCCTGGTGTGCCGCTCTGAGTACCCGCTGCCGACCGAGATGCGCAAGAAAATAGCGCTGTTCTGCAACGTGAAGACCAACTCCGTCATTGAGTCGCTGGACGCGGAAACTATATATGACGTGCCCCTGCTGATGCGCAAGGAGAAGCTGGACGAGCGCGTGATCAGCAAACTGAAGCTGCCGCACCGCATGGACCCGAACCTCGACAGTTGGAAGGAGTTCCTGGGCCGCCTCAAAAACCCGACCGCTGAGGTAAACATCGCCCTGGTGGGGAAATACGTGGAGCTGCCTGACGCCTACAAGTCCATCATCGAGTCGTTCGTACACGCGGGCTCTGCCAACGAGTGCAAAGTCAACATCAAGTGGTTCCAGTCCGAGAACATCACCAACGAGAATGTGGGGGCCATGCTGCAGCAAATGGACGGCGTGCTGGTGGCGCCCGGCTTCGGGGAGCGCGGGTTTAAGGGCAAGCTGGAGGCCATCCGGTTTGTTCGCGAGAGCAACATCCCGTTCCTGGGCATCTGCCTGGGCATGCAGTGCGCTGCCGTGGAGTTTGCCCGCAACGTGCTGGACATGGCGGGCGCCGCCTCCACCGAAATTAACCCCGACACGCCTTACCCGGTCATTGACATGATGGAAGATCAGAAACAAGTGACCCAAATGGGAGGAACTATGCGATTAGGTTCTTATACTTGTGAACTAAAACGCGGGACAAAGGCTTATTCAGTATATGGCAAGTCTAAGATCTCGGAGCGCCACCGACACCGTTACGAGTTCAATAACAAGTACTTACCAGATTTCGAGCAGGCAGGCATGATAGCCTCGGGCATAAACCCCGAAACAGGCCTGGTGGAGGTGATAGAGTTGCAGAATCACCCCTGGTTTGTGGCGGCGCAGTATCACCCCGAGCTGAAAAGCACCGCGCTGAACCCTCACCCGCTCTTCGTGAGGTTTGTGAAGGCGGCCATCAACCACACAAAATCAAAATAAACACCTTACACAATTCAACAATATAGTAAATGGATAGAAATCAAGCGATTGGCTTCGGATTGATTGCCTTGCTGCTGCTGGCTTACTCGTTCTTCTTCACGGCGAAGGAGGAGCCCGCCCGGCAGGCGGCAATACAGGAAACAGCCAAGGTAGAGCAACTGCCCCAAGCCGCAGTTGTGGAAGACGACTCGCTGGCCCAGGCCCGCAGAGCAACCGCTCTGGGCGCTTTTAGCGCTGCCGCCACCGGCGAGGCGACCACTACCACCCTCGAGAATGCAAACCTCCGCGTCACCTTCAACTCGCAGGGCGGGCAGGTGGAGGAAGTGCTGCTGAAGAATTACGAAACCTACCAGGGCGAGCCGCTGGTGCTGTTCGACAGCGAAAGCAGCAGCACCGACATATCCTTCACCTCCGGCGACGGGAAGCAGATAAAACTATCCTACCTGTACTTCACGGCCTCCGAAGTGAAAGAGGTGCAGGGAGAAGGCGGGACCTCGGGCAAAACGGTGTCCTTCCGGGCGCAATTGGGCGACGGGCAGTACATAGAGCAGGTATATACCCTGTTCGATAAGAATTTCCTGCTGGGCTATAAGCTTGATTTTGAAGGTCTGGAGCAACAGGTAAGCGGCCAGAACATCACCTTTACCTGGACCGACCAGCTGAAGCAGCTGGAGCGCGACCTGAAACAGAACCGGGACAAGTCCACCATCAATTTCGCCACGGTAGAGGATGGCTATGATAATCTGTCCATTGCGGAAGAAACGGTGGCGGAGACAGTGGAGCAACCTTTGAAGTGGGTGGCCTACAAGCAGAACTTCTTTACCGCAGGCATCATTGCCGGCAGCCAGTTTGCCGGAGCCAGGATGGAGGCCGCCACCGACCCCGCCGACTCGGCCGTCGTGAAGACAATGGCCTCGCAGATACTCATTCCAACGAAGGAGGTGCTGGATGGCGCTGGAGAGTTCACGTTCTACTTCGGCCCGAACGACTACAAGATACTGAAGCAC
This window of the Pontibacter russatus genome carries:
- a CDS encoding Gfo/Idh/MocA family protein; this encodes MSEKEANTSSADSSRRKFLKAGAVAAASFLIVPRHVLGGPGFIAPSDKLVIAGIGVGGKGESDIANFHKSGKAEIAYLCDVDDRRAANSIKRFPKAKYYKDYREMLDKEAKHIDAVSVSTPDHNHAVQAMAAMQLGKHVYVQKPLTHDLYEARALTNAAKKYKVVTQMGNQGASNPGTRLMAEWYDAGEIGDVHTIYAWTDRPVWPQGIPWPDATAQVPKELDWNLWLGTAPYKEYVDKVVPFNWRGWWDYGTGALGDMGCHLVEVPFRVLGLTYPKDVQCSVGSVYVDEFKRGYFPEGCPPSSHAILTFPKTAKTKGDITLHWMDGGIQPARPEELGPNEVFGDGGNGVLFIGTKGKMMCGTYSENPQLLPTSKTSQTKVKQKFARVPGDAEGHYAQWVEAAIAGYGKKEVSSPFDTAGPLTEALLMANLAIRGYDIRTPKASGEGYDYPGRSIKLLWDNENMRVTNFDAVNQFVKRDYRKGWSLGV
- a CDS encoding GMC oxidoreductase, which encodes MAENVYDAIVVGSGISGGWAAKELTQKGLKTIMLERGRNIEHIKDYTNANKHPWEFPHAGGRTQEMIKNYPVLKRDYVLNERNLDYWVNEKESPYVEVKRFDWYRGYHVGGRSLMWGRQSYRLSDLDFEANAKDGIATDWPIRYADIAPWYSYVEKFAGISGSKENIPHLPDGEFMPPMELNCVEKDVAARLKQHYNNTRHMIIGRTANLTQPHHDRSNCQYRNKCWLGCPFGAYFSTQSATLPAAMATGNLTVRPFSIVTRVLYDKDTKKARGVEVLDAETNQTYEYLAKVVFLNASALNTTWVLMNSATDVWPEGLGSSSGELGHNLMDHHFKVGASGTVEGYEDKYYYGRRPNGIYIPRFRNIGDDKRDYIRGFGYQGSAGREGWSREIAEMNIGGEFKDALTEPGSWTMGINGFGETLPYHENKVTLDKNKKDKWGLPVLAIDAEIKENERKMRKDMMNDAKEMLEIAGVKNVNTYDADYGLGQGIHEMGTARMGRDPKSSVLNAHNQVWDAQNVYVTDGAAMTSAGCQNPSLTYMALTARAVDHAVNELKRQNI
- a CDS encoding pirin family protein, whose amino-acid sequence is MSAPLGNLVTYRALPTREVEYIDPFLFLNHHGPQTYGPNNSGLPFGPHPHRGFETLTFILEGDIMHQDTGGGRSVIQKGGVQWMTAGSGLIHAEVSSDKFKREGGPLEILQLWFNLPARYKMVKPNYIGLQQDEIPTVTEDGGRVKVNVISGKWGSVQGPVRSLSGIDMSSIEIKQGGSFTREVAASRNIFFYVVRGRVNVNGQPVSKLHLVEFGNEGEEVKVAASEDAVVLFGHAEPFNEPVVAHGPFVMNTEQEIQEAFQDYQQGKMGTWHE
- the cysM gene encoding cysteine synthase CysM, which translates into the protein MATLLDLIGNTPLVELQHINTKPGVKLYGKLEGNNPGGSVKDRAAYGMIKGALDRGELKPGMKLIEATSGNTGIALAMIARLFGVEIELVMPDNATQERVLTMEAYGGKVILTPAEKSMEGSIDYVNKKVSEGGYLLLNQFANHDNSLAHYHTTGPEIWRDTKGQVTHFVSSMGTTGTIMGVSRYLKEQNPEVQIVGTQPVEGSQIPGIRRWPEAYLPKIFEKERVDITIDVSQHEATVMTRRLAREEGVFAGMSSGGAVFAATKLIEQLDEGVVVCIICDRGDRYLSSDLFG
- a CDS encoding EamA family transporter, with the translated sequence MMWWVYALGSAFFAALTAVFAKIGVSNVNSDLATAIRTVVILVVAWGITVARGELQGIQAISRHSMSFLILSGLATGLSWIFYFKALKLGKVSQVAPVDKLSVALTILLSIIFLHEDLTLKTAVGALLIIGGTLVLIL
- a CDS encoding type 1 glutamine amidotransferase domain-containing protein, translated to MKVLFVLTSHDKLGDTGHKTGFWVEEFAAPYYVLSDAGADITLASPAGGRPPIDPNSEAPGAQIDATNRYNEDRELQEKLSRTVKLSEVKADDYDAVFYPGGHGPLWDLTNNEDSIRLLEAFERQRKPIAAVCHAPAVFAKVKKGDGEPLVKGKNVTGFTNTEEAAVNLTEVVPFLVEDKLKALGGQYSKVEDWQPHVVRDGILITGQNPASSEGAAEELLRLM
- the dinB gene encoding DNA polymerase IV, which produces MSQTIRKIIHVDMDAFFASVEQRDNPELRGKPVAVGGSRERGVVAAASYEARRFGVHSALASKIAAQRCPQLVFVKPRFEVYKAVSRQIREIFFSYTDLVEPLSLDEAYLDVTENKIGMPSASIIAREIKSRILEETGLTASAGVSFNKFLAKIASDMDKPNGFTLITPDRAEEMVASLAIEKFHGIGKVTAAKMQSMGIMTGADLRQRPEEELVRHFGKVGRYYYRISRALDERAVQPHRVRKSIGSERTFDVDLTEEQDMLERLQYLAQEVAQDMARLQATAKTVTLKIKYFDFTLNTRSKTYGSAFSSADAIFTIARDLLRTPQLPTYPVRLLGITVSSLLYQHDKQEGYQLTIEF
- a CDS encoding IS982 family transposase yields the protein MHFIIDTARVVEVFCFIDDFCKEVEDYFTSHPLPKGLLEKHPAGRKPSLSESEVLTILVLYHLSGFKCFEYYYRRLVLGELRSFFPRAVSYTQFLSLARQACFHAFLLAQCRCSLSARTGHYYIDSKKLPVCDNLRIHSHRVFEGIASRGKGSTGWFFGLKLHLVINQHGELARLLITPANVADNNHQVLGRLLEGLKGKCYGDRGYLSSLLGELLEKGLHLVAKIRKNMKNMLLTLSDKLNLMKRGGIEAVNDILMSVCDIDHTRHRNPLNALVHILSGLTAYTFLDHKNKRFNPARTLA
- a CDS encoding CTP synthase; this translates as MATKYIFVTGGVTSSLGKGIISASLAKLLQARGFSVTIQKFDPYINIDPGTLNPYEHGECYVTEDGAETDLDLGHYERFLNTPTSQANNVTTGRIYHHVITQEREGAYLGKTVQVIPHITDEIKRRMLLLGQTGEYDVVITEIGGCVGDIESLPFIEAVRQLRWELGVHESCVIHLTLVPYLRAAGELKTKPTQHSVRALSEAGVQPDILVCRSEYPLPTEMRKKIALFCNVKTNSVIESLDAETIYDVPLLMRKEKLDERVISKLKLPHRMDPNLDSWKEFLGRLKNPTAEVNIALVGKYVELPDAYKSIIESFVHAGSANECKVNIKWFQSENITNENVGAMLQQMDGVLVAPGFGERGFKGKLEAIRFVRESNIPFLGICLGMQCAAVEFARNVLDMAGAASTEINPDTPYPVIDMMEDQKQVTQMGGTMRLGSYTCELKRGTKAYSVYGKSKISERHRHRYEFNNKYLPDFEQAGMIASGINPETGLVEVIELQNHPWFVAAQYHPELKSTALNPHPLFVRFVKAAINHTKSK